The following proteins are co-located in the Myxococcus guangdongensis genome:
- a CDS encoding jacalin family lectin produces MNRMLRSASLAGVCVAVLSGCGGMEEQVRDELELGQVESGLTLTGFTVSLGTHGGTGGTAVTLGCPAGYVAVGIFGREADNIDQLGLRCAYLYSTGALGASANTGTAGGMGGSSFALNCPLGQAVVGFHGRDAARVDALGLYCSTPTNWLSTNSPQYTTVAVGGTGGIAFADAPIRSHLVTAIQARAGARVDQIRGIVSLVNP; encoded by the coding sequence ATGAATCGGATGCTGCGTTCGGCGTCGCTGGCTGGGGTGTGCGTCGCGGTCCTGTCGGGCTGTGGCGGGATGGAGGAGCAGGTTCGAGATGAGCTGGAGTTGGGGCAGGTCGAGTCGGGCCTGACGCTCACGGGGTTCACCGTTTCACTGGGGACTCACGGAGGCACGGGAGGGACGGCCGTCACCCTGGGGTGCCCGGCGGGTTACGTGGCCGTGGGTATCTTCGGGCGCGAGGCAGACAACATCGACCAACTGGGTCTCCGGTGTGCCTATCTGTATTCGACGGGAGCCCTCGGCGCGTCGGCCAACACGGGAACGGCGGGTGGCATGGGCGGCTCTTCCTTCGCGCTCAACTGCCCGCTGGGGCAGGCGGTGGTGGGCTTCCATGGGCGCGACGCGGCGCGTGTCGACGCGTTGGGGCTCTATTGCTCCACGCCCACGAACTGGCTCAGCACGAACTCGCCCCAGTACACCACCGTGGCCGTGGGTGGCACGGGTGGGATTGCCTTCGCGGATGCGCCCATCCGGAGTCATCTGGTGACGGCCATCCAGGCCCGCGCCGGGGCGAGGGTGGACCAGATTCGTGGCATCGTGTCCCTGGTCAACCCCTGA
- a CDS encoding 1,4-dihydroxy-2-naphthoyl-CoA synthase, which translates to MVSAIFNPARWKPVEGPKFKDITFHRAVDQGTVRIAFNRPEVRNAFRPRTVDELSRALEATRFMTDVGCVLITGNGPSPKDGGWAFCSGGDQRIRGKDGYKYEGEEGESDPARLGRLHILEVQRQIRFLPKAVIAVVPGWAVGGGHSLHVVCDMTIASQEHAVFKQTDADVASFDGGYGSALLARQIGQKRAREIFFVGANYSAQEAFQMGMVNAVVPHEKLEDFALEWAAEINTKSPTAIKMLKYAFNLPDDGMVGQQLFAGEATRLAYGTDEAQEGRDAFVQKRKRDFKRFPWSY; encoded by the coding sequence ATGGTCTCGGCCATCTTCAATCCGGCCCGCTGGAAGCCCGTCGAGGGCCCCAAGTTCAAGGACATCACCTTCCACCGCGCGGTGGACCAGGGCACCGTCCGCATCGCGTTCAACCGCCCCGAGGTGCGCAACGCCTTCCGCCCCCGCACCGTCGACGAGCTGTCCCGCGCCCTCGAAGCCACCCGCTTCATGACCGACGTCGGCTGCGTCCTCATCACCGGCAACGGCCCGTCCCCCAAGGACGGTGGCTGGGCGTTCTGCTCCGGCGGTGACCAGCGCATCCGCGGCAAGGACGGCTACAAGTACGAAGGCGAAGAGGGCGAGTCCGACCCCGCCCGCCTCGGCCGCCTCCACATCCTCGAGGTCCAACGGCAGATCCGCTTCCTCCCCAAGGCCGTCATCGCCGTCGTCCCCGGCTGGGCCGTCGGCGGCGGACACAGCCTCCATGTCGTCTGCGACATGACCATCGCCAGCCAGGAACACGCCGTCTTCAAGCAGACCGACGCGGACGTCGCCAGCTTCGACGGTGGTTACGGCTCCGCGCTGCTCGCGCGCCAGATCGGCCAGAAGCGCGCCCGGGAGATCTTCTTCGTCGGAGCCAACTACTCCGCCCAGGAGGCCTTCCAGATGGGCATGGTCAACGCCGTGGTCCCCCACGAGAAGCTGGAGGACTTCGCGCTCGAGTGGGCCGCGGAGATCAACACCAAGAGCCCCACCGCCATCAAGATGCTCAAGTACGCCTTCAACCTGCCCGATGACGGCATGGTCGGCCAACAGCTCTTCGCCGGCGAGGCCACCCGCCTGGCCTACGGCACCGACGAAGCCCAGGAGGGCCGCGACGCCTTCGTCCAGAAGCGCAAGCGCGACTTCAAGCGCTTCCCCTGGTCCTACTGA
- a CDS encoding VOC family protein: MEFHRGRMIDHVHLRTRDLEASRRFYQAILGVLGIPIGAHGPGHFFADELFVSPVDPGTTKTSSIHLAFQAKDRETVHRIHEAALAAGGKDNGAPGERPYHPGYYAAFMLDPDGNNIEAVFHGPSKRSADSVVIDA; the protein is encoded by the coding sequence ATGGAATTCCATCGCGGCCGGATGATCGACCACGTGCACCTGCGCACCCGGGATTTGGAGGCCAGCCGGCGGTTCTATCAGGCCATCCTGGGTGTGCTGGGCATCCCCATCGGCGCGCACGGACCGGGGCACTTCTTCGCGGACGAGCTGTTCGTGTCGCCGGTGGATCCGGGCACGACGAAGACCTCCAGCATCCACCTGGCCTTCCAGGCGAAGGACCGCGAGACGGTGCACCGCATCCACGAGGCGGCGCTCGCCGCGGGCGGGAAGGACAACGGCGCGCCGGGTGAGCGGCCGTACCACCCGGGCTACTACGCGGCGTTCATGCTGGACCCGGATGGCAACAACATCGAGGCCGTGTTCCACGGTCCCTCGAAGCGCTCCGCCGACTCGGTGGTCATCGACGCGTAG